Within the Naumovozyma castellii chromosome 1, complete genome genome, the region ACGAAAGTCATTAAAGATGGTAATAGTAAAATTGGTGAATTGATAGAATATGATATTTTAGGATTAGAGATCGAATATACTCGTGGAAGAAAAATGCTATGTGGTATGGAAAAATCACTAACTGAAAAGATCCCAAATTTGGACACACCCTTGAATACTGTTGGCAGGAAAATGAACGCACCTTGTCAACCAGGCTTcaccattgaaaataaagatattgaaatggATGAACTTGAATATAATACAAGAGTAAAGAAGATGCATTCTTTTTCTGCAAATTATGTTCGCAATCTTCTCAGACGTGCTAAGCAGTATGAAATTTCCATCCCAGATAATGCTATCTGTGATATATTGTTAAATGGATTAAAAGGCCCATATAAAACCTTGCAATCCAAATATGCACTTGATGACAGTAATAAAAGTATGTCTGCTATTTTACAGgatattcaaagattgTATCATCTTCATGGTCCAACCCCTAATACTCCTTCCAACAAATCAAATTCTGGTCAACAATCTAAGAGAAGTTCATCCACGGTAAAAACCGATTCGAAAAATAGCACAAATGCTTTTTTAAATAAGGATTCAAAATCCAAACCTGGTACTTCTATTAGAAATACTAAGCAACCaaattataataaaaaacGAATCGAAAAGGCCCAGaacatttcaaatgataaaCAGATCCATATACCTCCACCTAATGATGGTTACGAACTTAGGCCTCCTTCAACAGTAACCGACACAAATCTTAGGCATTCAAAACACCTAGACGCAAATCACACTACTGATCATCAAGTCACAGATACTGACACCGATATGAAAGATTATCCTTCTCTTCCAGGtcaccttcttcttgacAGTGGTGCATCTACTTCTCTGATTCATTATCCTGACTTCCTCCATGATATTCAATACGATTCCGATCCTAAGATACATGACGCTCAAAACAACCCTATTGCTTCACAAGCATCCGGTTCTCTTatgtttaattttaaaCATCAATCCCCTATCCCTGTTCAGGCTGTTCTAACAGACGCTGTTGCATATGATTTATTGAGTCTAGATGAATTAGATAAAGCAGGCATTACAGCAAATTTTACCAAAATGGCTTTGGAAGataaaaatggaaataatGTGGCATCGATTATTAAATATGGTCCATATTATTGGTTGCCTTACCGATATTTGGTACCAGCTTCACATGCTAAAATGGAAAGAGTTCATAATGTGTTACCCAAGTTCACTTACCCATTTATACATCGGTTATTAGGTCATGTTAATGCTCGTCATATACGTAAGTCAATCAACAAGGAGCTATCACTTCAATCTCAGAGTCTGATATCGACTGGTCTGGTAGTGAAACTTATAAATGTCCTGACTGTCTTAAAGGACAGCAGCTTACCGAGTAGTTTGGTTGATATTTTATTCCAGATGTGTCCTCGGAAGGACAATCTGCTCCTCTCCCTCTTATGAGTGAGAAATAGGTGGTTATGTAAAATATATATGGAGAAAAATACCTCGCTTTATATAGTTGTAGGATTTAATTTACACACCACATCGTGTTATACGACATGACTTAATAGCAAATTTACGTTCCAACACACTTTATATACAATACATAAAGAAATACAGGAATTTTACGTTAATTATATATACTACTAATTTATTACTTAGTTGGTATATTGTAATTTGTAAATCGTTATCAAACATCGCGAATTAATGAATACAAcataaagaaaaatcatAATCAAATAACCGGTATAATCAATACGTTTTTAATGTAAAATATGAGCTTCGTGAGAGTGATCTTTTAAAACTAATTATAGTCAGACCTGATAACTAAGAATCTACTGGTCTTctgaataataataactaATATAAACTAATCTACAATAA harbors:
- the NCAS0A09640 gene encoding uncharacterized protein; translation: MKILYTLCYDTKVIKDGNSKIGELIEYDILGLEIEYTRGRKMLCGMEKSLTEKIPNLDTPLNTVGRKMNAPCQPGFTIENKDIEMDELEYNTRVKKMHSFSANYVRNLLRRAKQYEISIPDNAICDILLNGLKGPYKTLQSKYALDDSNKSMSAILQDIQRLYHLHGPTPNTPSNKSNSGQQSKRSSSTVKTDSKNSTNAFLNKDSKSKPGTSIRNTKQPNYNKKRIEKAQNISNDKQIHIPPPNDGYELRPPSTVTDTNLRHSKHLDANHTTDHQVTDTDTDMKDYPSLPGHLLLDSGASTSLIHYPDFLHDIQYDSDPKIHDAQNNPIASQASGSLMFNFKHQSPIPVQAVLTDAVAYDLLSLDELDKAGITANFTKMALEDKNGNNVASIIKYGPYYWLPYRYLVPASHAKMERVHNVLPKFTYPFIHRLLGHVNARHIRKSINKELSLQSQSLISTGLVVKLINVLTVLKDSSLPSSLVDILFQMCPRKDNLLLSLL